The following proteins come from a genomic window of Peromyscus eremicus chromosome 23, PerEre_H2_v1, whole genome shotgun sequence:
- the Cct6a gene encoding T-complex protein 1 subunit zeta isoform X1: MAAVKTLNPKAEVARAQAALAVNISAARGLQDVLRTNLGPKGTMKMLVSGAGDIKLTKDGNVLLHEMQIQHPTASLIAKVATAQDDITGDGTTSNVLIIGELLKQADLYISEGLHPRIITEGFEAAKEKALQFLEQVKVSREMDRETLIDVARTSLRTKVHAELADVLTEAVVDSILAIKKKDEPIDLFMVEIMEMKHKSETDTSLIRGLVLDHGARHPDMKKRVENAYILTCNVSLEYEKTEVNSGFFYKSAEEREKLVKAERKFIEDRVKKIVELKKKVCGDSDKGFVVINQKGIDPFSLDALAKEGIVALRRAKRRNMERLTLACGGVALNSFDDLNPDCLGYAGLVYEYTLGEEKFTFIEKCNNPRSVTLLIKGPNKHTLTQIKDAIRDGLRAVKNAIDDGCVVPGAGAVEVAMAEALIKYKPSVKGRAQLGVQAFADALLIIPKVLAQNSGFDLQETLVKVQAEHSESGQLVGVDLNTGEPMVAAEMGVWDNYCVKKQLLHSCTVIATNILLVDEIMRAGMSSLKG, from the exons ATGGCGGCGGTGAAGACCCTAAACCCCAAAGCCGAGGTGGCCCGGGCGCAGGCAGCGCTGGCGGTGAACATCAGCGCGGCACGGGGCCTGCAGGATGTTCTCAGGACCAACTTGGGGCCTAAGGGCACCATGAAGAT GCTTGTTTCTGGTGCTGGAGACATCAAGCTTACTAAAGATGGCAATGTGCTTCTTCACGAAATG CAAATTCAACACCCAACAGCCTCTCTAATAGCAAAAGTAGCTACAGCCCAGGATGACATCACTGGCGACGGCACCACGTCCAATGTCCTTATCATCGGGGAGCTGCTGAAGCAAGCCGACCTCTACATTTCAGAG GGTCTTCACCCCAGAATAATAACTGAAGGTTTTGAAGCTGCGAAGGAAAAGGCACTCCAGTTTTTGGAACAAGTCAAAGTAAgcagagagatggacagagaaaccctgatcgATGTGGCCAGAACATCTCTGCGAACTAAAGTTCATGCTGAGCTTGCAGATGTCTTAACAGAG GCTGTAGTGGACTCCATTTTGGCCATTAAGAAAAAAGATGAACCCATTGACCTCTTCATGGTTGAGATCATGGAGATGAAACATAAATCTGAAACTGATACAAG CTTAATCAGAGGGCTTGTTTTGGATCATGGAGCACGGCATCCTGATATGAAGAAAAGAGTAGAAAATGCCTACATCCTCACATGCAACGTGTCCTTAGAATATGAGAAAAC AGAAGTGAATTCTGGGTTTTTCTACAAGAGTgcggaagagagagaaaaactagTGAAGGCTGAAAGAAAATTCATTGAAGACAGAGTTAAAAAGATAGTAGAGCTGAAAAAGAAAGTCTGTGGTGATTCCGATAAAGGATTTGTCGTTATTAATCAAAAG ggGATTGACCCCTTTTCCTTAGACGCCCTTGCAAAAGAAGGCATCGTGGCTCTGCGCAGGGCCAAGAGGAGAAACATGGAGAG GCTGACACTTGCTTGTGGTGGGGTAGCTCTGAATTCCTTTGACGACCTGAATCCTGACTGTTTGGGCTATGCAGGTCTGGTCTATGAGTATACGTTG GGTGAAGAGAAGTTCACCTTCATTGAGAAATGTAACAATCCCCGTTCTGTCACATTACTGATTAAAGGACCAAATAAGCACACACTGACTCAAATCAAGGATGCAATAAGAGATGGCCTGAGGGCTGTCAAAAATGCCATCGATGATG GCTGTGTCGTCCCAGGCGCTGGGGCAGTAGAAGTGGCGATGGCAGAGGCTCTGATTAAATACAAGCCCAGCGTGAAGGGCAGGGCGCAGCTTGGAGTCCAGGCATTTGCAGACGCCTTGCTCATTATCCCCAAG GTTCTTGCTCAGAACTCTGGTTTTGACCTTCAGGAAACACTAGTTAAAGTTCAAGCTGAGCATTCGGAATCGGGTCAACTTGTAGGTGTGGACTTGAACACAG GTGAGCCAATGGTGGCAGCAGAGATGGGGGTGTGGGATAACTACTGTGTGAAGAAGCAGCTGCTGCACTCCTG taCTGTGATTGCCACCAACATTCTCCTGGTTGATGAGATCATGAGAGCTGGAATGTCTTCTCTGAAAGGTTGA
- the Cct6a gene encoding T-complex protein 1 subunit zeta isoform X2, with protein sequence MQIQHPTASLIAKVATAQDDITGDGTTSNVLIIGELLKQADLYISEGLHPRIITEGFEAAKEKALQFLEQVKVSREMDRETLIDVARTSLRTKVHAELADVLTEAVVDSILAIKKKDEPIDLFMVEIMEMKHKSETDTSLIRGLVLDHGARHPDMKKRVENAYILTCNVSLEYEKTEVNSGFFYKSAEEREKLVKAERKFIEDRVKKIVELKKKVCGDSDKGFVVINQKGIDPFSLDALAKEGIVALRRAKRRNMERLTLACGGVALNSFDDLNPDCLGYAGLVYEYTLGEEKFTFIEKCNNPRSVTLLIKGPNKHTLTQIKDAIRDGLRAVKNAIDDGCVVPGAGAVEVAMAEALIKYKPSVKGRAQLGVQAFADALLIIPKVLAQNSGFDLQETLVKVQAEHSESGQLVGVDLNTGEPMVAAEMGVWDNYCVKKQLLHSCTVIATNILLVDEIMRAGMSSLKG encoded by the exons ATG CAAATTCAACACCCAACAGCCTCTCTAATAGCAAAAGTAGCTACAGCCCAGGATGACATCACTGGCGACGGCACCACGTCCAATGTCCTTATCATCGGGGAGCTGCTGAAGCAAGCCGACCTCTACATTTCAGAG GGTCTTCACCCCAGAATAATAACTGAAGGTTTTGAAGCTGCGAAGGAAAAGGCACTCCAGTTTTTGGAACAAGTCAAAGTAAgcagagagatggacagagaaaccctgatcgATGTGGCCAGAACATCTCTGCGAACTAAAGTTCATGCTGAGCTTGCAGATGTCTTAACAGAG GCTGTAGTGGACTCCATTTTGGCCATTAAGAAAAAAGATGAACCCATTGACCTCTTCATGGTTGAGATCATGGAGATGAAACATAAATCTGAAACTGATACAAG CTTAATCAGAGGGCTTGTTTTGGATCATGGAGCACGGCATCCTGATATGAAGAAAAGAGTAGAAAATGCCTACATCCTCACATGCAACGTGTCCTTAGAATATGAGAAAAC AGAAGTGAATTCTGGGTTTTTCTACAAGAGTgcggaagagagagaaaaactagTGAAGGCTGAAAGAAAATTCATTGAAGACAGAGTTAAAAAGATAGTAGAGCTGAAAAAGAAAGTCTGTGGTGATTCCGATAAAGGATTTGTCGTTATTAATCAAAAG ggGATTGACCCCTTTTCCTTAGACGCCCTTGCAAAAGAAGGCATCGTGGCTCTGCGCAGGGCCAAGAGGAGAAACATGGAGAG GCTGACACTTGCTTGTGGTGGGGTAGCTCTGAATTCCTTTGACGACCTGAATCCTGACTGTTTGGGCTATGCAGGTCTGGTCTATGAGTATACGTTG GGTGAAGAGAAGTTCACCTTCATTGAGAAATGTAACAATCCCCGTTCTGTCACATTACTGATTAAAGGACCAAATAAGCACACACTGACTCAAATCAAGGATGCAATAAGAGATGGCCTGAGGGCTGTCAAAAATGCCATCGATGATG GCTGTGTCGTCCCAGGCGCTGGGGCAGTAGAAGTGGCGATGGCAGAGGCTCTGATTAAATACAAGCCCAGCGTGAAGGGCAGGGCGCAGCTTGGAGTCCAGGCATTTGCAGACGCCTTGCTCATTATCCCCAAG GTTCTTGCTCAGAACTCTGGTTTTGACCTTCAGGAAACACTAGTTAAAGTTCAAGCTGAGCATTCGGAATCGGGTCAACTTGTAGGTGTGGACTTGAACACAG GTGAGCCAATGGTGGCAGCAGAGATGGGGGTGTGGGATAACTACTGTGTGAAGAAGCAGCTGCTGCACTCCTG taCTGTGATTGCCACCAACATTCTCCTGGTTGATGAGATCATGAGAGCTGGAATGTCTTCTCTGAAAGGTTGA